From Pusillibacter faecalis, one genomic window encodes:
- a CDS encoding TetR/AcrR family transcriptional regulator C-terminal domain-containing protein: MPVDVKQVIAETFAGLLEHKNVEKITVKELVDACHISRQTFYYHFQDTMEVIEYLMEQRLQKTLLASLEAPSVQDALKSVITVTSEEKRLIRHLLSSQRREEMSQLLRRFSRAYFDEMIRAHAAGRTLPASDLETAVSFYSYGVVGLLLDNLTKEQNPDILAQQISGLISGEIWRESGTAS, from the coding sequence ATGCCTGTAGACGTCAAGCAGGTGATTGCCGAAACCTTTGCCGGACTCCTGGAGCATAAGAATGTGGAAAAGATCACAGTCAAGGAGCTGGTGGATGCCTGTCACATCAGCCGTCAGACCTTTTATTACCACTTTCAGGACACTATGGAAGTCATCGAATATCTGATGGAACAACGGCTGCAGAAAACACTGCTTGCAAGCCTGGAAGCTCCTTCCGTGCAGGACGCCTTAAAGTCAGTGATCACTGTCACATCAGAAGAAAAGCGGTTGATCCGGCATCTGCTGTCCTCTCAGCGAAGGGAAGAGATGAGCCAGCTGCTGAGGCGGTTTTCCCGTGCCTATTTTGACGAGATGATCCGCGCGCATGCTGCTGGCCGGACGCTTCCGGCCTCTGATCTGGAGACTGCGGTCAGCTTTTATTCCTATGGCGTCGTGGGACTGCTGCTGGATAACCTGACCAAGGAGCAAAATCCAGACATTCTTGCCCAGCAGATCAGCGGGCTGATTTCCGGTGAGATCTGGCGCGAATCCGGTACCGCCAGCTGA
- a CDS encoding heparan-alpha-glucosaminide N-acetyltransferase domain-containing protein: protein MGYLSTRRPGLDTLRGMTLVSMMVYHACWDLVYLFRQDWAWYRSFGAHLWQQSICWTFILLSGYCFHLGHHRLRRGLLSLGGGALVSAVSQVAGSPIHWGVLTLLGAAALLTIPLDPLLRRLPARAGLAGSFCLFFLLREVNQGYLGFEGAALLTLPADWYQNSLTALLGFPGPDFFSADYFSLLPWLFLFWTGYFLYRLRPEGEGRELRLPLVTTLGRHSLVAYLLHQPLIYGVLWMFARVS from the coding sequence GTGGGGTATCTGAGCACTCGTCGCCCTGGACTGGACACGCTGCGGGGCATGACACTGGTCAGTATGATGGTCTATCATGCCTGCTGGGATTTGGTCTATCTTTTTAGGCAGGATTGGGCATGGTACCGCTCCTTTGGCGCCCATCTCTGGCAGCAGAGCATCTGCTGGACGTTTATTCTGCTCTCTGGCTACTGTTTTCATCTGGGACATCACCGGCTGCGGCGCGGACTTCTATCCCTGGGCGGAGGGGCGCTGGTGAGCGCGGTCTCCCAGGTGGCAGGCAGCCCCATCCACTGGGGGGTGCTGACTTTGCTGGGCGCGGCAGCGCTGCTGACCATTCCTTTGGACCCGCTGCTGCGGCGACTGCCCGCCAGAGCGGGCCTTGCGGGCAGCTTCTGCCTGTTTTTTCTGCTGCGGGAGGTTAACCAAGGATATCTGGGCTTTGAGGGTGCGGCGCTGCTGACATTGCCGGCGGACTGGTACCAGAATTCCCTCACGGCACTGTTGGGGTTTCCGGGGCCGGATTTTTTCTCCGCGGATTATTTTTCCCTGCTTCCGTGGCTGTTCCTATTCTGGACGGGCTACTTCCTCTACCGCCTGCGGCCGGAGGGGGAGGGACGGGAACTCAGGCTCCCGCTGGTGACAACGCTGGGACGGCACTCTCTGGTGGCATATTTGCTGCATCAGCCCCTTATCTACGGGGTGCTGTGGATGTTTGCGAGAGTGTCTTGA
- a CDS encoding tyrosine-type recombinase/integrase, translating into MSAFITPTALEEFAQYLRAEDRSSGTIENYLRHVRTFSKWLGERPVTHVKCAEWKEFLQQQGYSAVTINSMLASLNRFLDVAGFGTCRVRPLRIQRRIFQKQERELTREEYHRLVAAARNQGRERLALLLETICATGIRVSEVRYITVEAAHTGRAEVSLKGKIRTILLPGKLCRKLLKYAKDRKIASGEIFLTRGGHSISRKQIWSEMKSVCSAAGVAPTKVFPHNLRHLFARTFYQASRDVVKLADILGHSSVETTRIYLISTGEEHAQQLEQLRLVG; encoded by the coding sequence ATGTCAGCATTCATCACGCCCACTGCCCTGGAGGAGTTTGCCCAGTATCTGCGGGCCGAGGACCGCAGCTCCGGAACCATTGAGAACTATCTGCGACATGTCCGCACCTTTTCCAAGTGGCTGGGAGAGAGGCCAGTCACACACGTCAAATGCGCGGAATGGAAGGAATTCTTGCAGCAGCAGGGCTACAGTGCAGTCACAATCAACTCCATGCTGGCCAGCCTAAACCGATTTCTGGATGTTGCGGGCTTCGGGACATGCCGGGTCCGGCCTCTGCGGATTCAGCGACGGATCTTTCAAAAACAAGAACGGGAGCTGACTCGGGAGGAATATCACCGTCTAGTGGCCGCCGCCCGAAATCAGGGGCGAGAACGGCTGGCCCTTCTTTTAGAGACAATCTGCGCCACCGGCATTCGGGTGTCAGAGGTCCGGTATATAACCGTAGAGGCAGCTCACACAGGGAGGGCGGAGGTCAGTTTAAAGGGAAAAATCCGTACGATTCTTCTCCCAGGTAAGCTTTGCAGAAAGCTTTTAAAATACGCAAAAGATCGCAAAATCGCCTCTGGTGAGATATTTCTCACCAGAGGCGGGCACAGCATATCCAGAAAACAGATTTGGTCGGAAATGAAGTCTGTCTGCAGTGCAGCAGGTGTGGCTCCAACCAAGGTGTTCCCTCATAACCTGCGGCATCTGTTCGCCCGCACTTTCTATCAGGCCAGCCGGGATGTGGTCAAGCTAGCTGATATACTGGGCCATAGCTCTGTGGAAACCACTCGCATCTACCTGATCTCTACAGGTGAGGAGCACGCTCAACAGCTGGAACAGCTGCGCCTGGTCGGATAG
- the ftsH gene encoding ATP-dependent zinc metalloprotease FtsH codes for MNEVKTPKKPLIYYYGIVLLVLLLFNLLAMPWLSQRQIKEVDYGTFLSMVENGEVGRAELQEQENRILFTDKEETVVYKTAMVGDPNLTQSLLDAGVSFYGEEVEQTSLLASILAWVLPLAIFIAIGQFLSRKMMDKMGGPNAMMFGKSNAKVYVKSSEGIKFSDVAGEDEAKDNLKEIVEYLHDPQKYREIGASMPKGILLVGPPGTGKTMLAKAVAGEASVPFFSMSGSEFVEMFVGMGASKVRDLFRQAKEKSPCIVFIDEIDAIGKKRDGQIGGNDEREQTLNQLLTEMDGFEGNNGVIILAATNRPESLDPALTRPGRFDRRVPVELPDLKGREEILKVHAKKIKVAEDVDFLQVARMASGASGAELANIVNEAALRAVRDGRRFATQADLEESIEVVIAGYQKKNAILTDQEKWTVSYHEIGHALVAAKQTHSAPVQKITIIPRTSGALGYTMQVEEGNHYLMTREELENRIATLTGGRAAEEVVFGTSSTGASNDIEQATKLARAMITRYGMSESFDMVALETLNNQYLGGDTSLSCSAQTQAEVDRQVMALVKRQHEKAAQLLQENRKKLDELAKYLYEKETITGEEFMSILNQA; via the coding sequence ATGAATGAAGTAAAAACACCCAAAAAGCCCCTTATTTATTACTACGGAATTGTGCTGCTGGTTTTACTGCTGTTCAACCTGCTGGCCATGCCTTGGCTGAGCCAGCGGCAGATCAAGGAGGTGGACTATGGCACGTTTCTGTCCATGGTAGAAAACGGAGAGGTCGGACGGGCGGAGCTTCAGGAGCAGGAAAACCGCATTCTCTTCACGGACAAGGAGGAAACCGTCGTCTACAAAACCGCTATGGTGGGAGACCCAAATCTGACCCAGTCCCTGCTGGACGCGGGAGTTTCCTTCTACGGTGAGGAGGTGGAGCAGACCTCCCTTCTGGCATCAATTCTGGCCTGGGTCTTGCCGCTGGCCATCTTCATTGCCATCGGCCAGTTCCTGTCCCGAAAGATGATGGATAAGATGGGCGGGCCCAATGCCATGATGTTTGGAAAATCCAACGCCAAGGTCTATGTCAAGTCCTCCGAGGGCATCAAATTCTCCGATGTGGCTGGAGAGGACGAGGCCAAGGACAACTTGAAGGAAATCGTGGAGTACCTCCACGATCCGCAGAAGTATCGGGAAATCGGGGCCTCCATGCCCAAGGGGATTTTGCTGGTGGGCCCTCCGGGCACCGGCAAGACGATGCTGGCCAAGGCAGTGGCCGGTGAAGCCAGCGTCCCCTTTTTCTCTATGTCCGGCTCGGAATTTGTGGAGATGTTTGTGGGCATGGGCGCCAGCAAGGTCCGGGACCTTTTCAGGCAGGCCAAGGAAAAGTCCCCTTGTATCGTATTTATTGACGAGATTGACGCCATCGGCAAAAAACGGGATGGGCAGATCGGTGGCAACGACGAGCGGGAGCAGACTCTGAACCAGCTGCTTACTGAAATGGATGGCTTTGAGGGCAACAACGGTGTGATCATTCTGGCAGCCACCAACCGGCCCGAGTCTTTGGACCCGGCGCTGACCAGGCCGGGACGCTTTGACCGGCGGGTGCCGGTGGAGCTGCCGGATCTGAAAGGACGGGAGGAAATTTTAAAAGTTCACGCCAAAAAAATCAAAGTGGCGGAGGACGTGGACTTCCTGCAGGTGGCACGGATGGCCTCCGGCGCCAGCGGAGCGGAGCTGGCCAACATCGTCAACGAGGCAGCCCTGCGGGCTGTGCGGGACGGTCGACGCTTTGCGACCCAGGCGGATCTGGAGGAGAGCATTGAGGTTGTGATCGCCGGCTATCAGAAGAAAAATGCCATCCTGACAGATCAGGAGAAATGGACGGTTTCCTATCACGAGATCGGCCACGCTTTGGTGGCCGCCAAGCAGACCCACTCCGCTCCAGTACAGAAAATCACAATCATTCCCCGCACCTCCGGCGCCTTGGGCTACACCATGCAGGTGGAGGAGGGCAACCACTATTTAATGACCCGGGAAGAGCTGGAAAACCGGATCGCCACTCTTACCGGCGGCCGGGCTGCTGAGGAAGTGGTCTTTGGCACCAGCTCCACCGGCGCCTCCAACGACATTGAGCAGGCCACCAAGCTGGCCCGGGCCATGATTACCCGCTATGGCATGAGCGAGAGCTTTGATATGGTGGCTTTGGAGACGTTGAACAATCAATACCTGGGCGGCGACACCTCCCTGTCCTGCTCTGCGCAAACCCAGGCAGAGGTTGACCGGCAGGTGATGGCCCTGGTCAAGCGACAGCATGAAAAGGCTGCCCAGCTCCTGCAGGAAAATCGCAAAAAGCTGGATGAGTTGGCCAAGTATCTCTATGAAAAGGAGACGATCACGGGCGAGGAGTTCATGTCTATCCTGAACCAGGCGTGA
- a CDS encoding ABC transporter ATP-binding protein — MISVQNLNFSYPCGRQILRDISFSAQSGDFVAVLGSNGAGKSTLLKCFDHILRPQSGSVLVDGTDLLSLSLSELARQVAFVAQGAGGTRLSVYDTLLLGRKPYIKWGVSQRDRGIVNDVLQQMGLGRLAMRYLNQLSGGEQQKVLLARALVQEPKLLLLDEPTSNLDIRNQHEVLGLVRQMCKARGITAILVIHDPNLALRFCDRFLFLHSGTIAAAGDASVVNPETIRAVYGIYAAVTQVHGATVVVPIGGAGQEPPLGATEQTRART; from the coding sequence GTGATTTCTGTTCAGAACCTGAACTTTTCCTATCCCTGCGGCCGGCAGATTCTGCGGGACATCTCTTTCTCCGCCCAGAGCGGGGACTTTGTGGCCGTCCTGGGCAGCAACGGCGCGGGGAAAAGCACGCTGCTCAAATGCTTTGACCACATCCTCAGGCCCCAGAGCGGCTCCGTCCTGGTGGATGGGACGGACCTTCTCTCCCTCTCCCTCAGTGAGCTTGCACGGCAGGTGGCGTTTGTGGCCCAGGGGGCCGGCGGTACCCGTCTGAGCGTATACGACACGCTGCTTCTGGGCCGAAAGCCCTACATCAAATGGGGCGTCAGCCAACGAGACCGCGGCATCGTAAATGATGTTCTTCAGCAGATGGGGCTGGGCCGTCTGGCGATGCGGTATCTGAATCAGCTCTCCGGTGGCGAACAGCAGAAGGTTCTGCTGGCCCGGGCGCTGGTGCAGGAGCCCAAGCTCCTGCTGCTGGACGAGCCCACCAGCAATCTGGACATACGGAACCAGCATGAAGTCCTGGGGCTGGTCCGACAGATGTGCAAGGCCCGGGGCATCACCGCCATCCTAGTCATCCACGATCCGAACCTGGCCCTGCGCTTTTGCGACCGCTTCTTGTTCCTCCACAGCGGCACCATCGCCGCGGCTGGGGATGCGTCGGTGGTGAATCCGGAGACCATCCGGGCGGTTTACGGCATTTACGCCGCCGTGACGCAGGTACACGGCGCGACCGTGGTTGTTCCCATCGGCGGGGCCGGACAAGAGCCGCCTCTGGGAGCTACGGAGCAAACCCGGGCCAGGACGTAA
- a CDS encoding S-layer homology domain-containing protein, with amino-acid sequence MKRVLTIRMGSLLTALAILFSLFPIPVAAVEAGWIDQAQMPEDYAEDASTVTINSAEELAWLAKTVNAGTTFQGKTIELTSNIDLGGSQWVPIGTKSHPFQGTLDGNGAVISGMQVSSDSGGLAGFFGYVQDAEIYDLELSSAVLTTQQTGIQRAGLLAGWVVGSTVSGVTVRDSSMEVTISGAAQFSSFGGLVGLVDFSESSGGSSSEISGCKATGITISYAGSADTSAAYTIDLGGWDGSAEFYLPVSLGGLVGAQGNPYHDKYRGAYGYPTSMDHCKAEDLTVTRTAGDGSLLEAIGGMIGSVQTAASVEDCSVEDLVADLTAEIPSTSLSDAILAGLYLGGVAGIFDGDSTMLRCSVIHGEVDSSVTGGHTDDSKNSGGFYGGLAGMLGASPGKTSDTRNPQHNHGLGSTLKACYSEIHFEVTAEESVRYVSSVRALNGTSSAIISITDTFCDITDITAEPTSPGNAYYPVYGYGYGVLSNAKNMQVSQLHPAAANTLYVREAREPLSYTYHQVTNSSDSKVYASMGTSNAGNGFDLVTDLVRTYTYDTSVPAQGYGTDRLIFTEAGTYPITVEITNPDDPDSVVQFTKTVTVTPAPTSPEADSSAEILHQINSGDWHGSDTQDHILPSVDEAVSIGYTITFDLLEVASMYEDASGDLWYSGEDFAYDFASPYDSFHDTTLTLAFTFDEGFQPSSEPITDQLSLESEILQPQWYAYTSDNNTLYIVCDVLADGGSPQTYEISLTGLTGTLSDSARAALRSSGRVNLKTTVQASGFLLGNDLEYAPTLHFKSQSEALCTFHVEGPQTWTVSYNLNGGTGDPNAYKAVSVMDGGTVAVAPAPIRSGYTFAGWSDGTILYQPGDALTVTGNLTLTAAWTENASPTPTPDPGDDSDQTPYLRFNSNGGTKFAPIEETDAFRINPYDDAEYGVHIPTRPGYCFTGWYRDSFLTRRVDEEESLLVNGYLTLFAGWEESIVPAMLNGSDHFAYIQGYADGTVRPNASITRAQVATIFFRLLDEGVRQDFLTTTHNFSDVAANDWANTAIATMSALGIIQGRSDGSFDPDAPITRAEFAAICARFASGGGTGGSAFTDISGHWAKAEIERAAALGWVRGFTDGTFRPDAKITRAQAITMINRILNRLPEDKDDLLPGMNTWSDCRETDWYYLAIQEATNSHAFQPRDQIHERWTALTSTPDWSRYESTSV; translated from the coding sequence ATGAAAAGAGTACTTACCATTCGCATGGGGAGCCTGTTGACCGCTTTGGCTATTTTATTCTCTCTCTTCCCCATTCCAGTCGCCGCAGTGGAAGCAGGCTGGATTGACCAAGCCCAAATGCCAGAGGATTATGCCGAAGACGCCTCGACGGTTACTATCAACTCCGCCGAGGAGCTGGCGTGGCTTGCAAAAACAGTAAATGCCGGAACCACATTTCAAGGCAAAACAATTGAACTGACTAGCAATATCGACTTAGGCGGTTCCCAATGGGTGCCGATTGGGACGAAATCTCACCCGTTTCAGGGCACATTGGACGGCAATGGAGCTGTCATTTCAGGAATGCAGGTCTCCAGTGACTCTGGCGGACTGGCTGGGTTCTTTGGCTATGTGCAAGACGCCGAAATTTATGATCTGGAACTGAGCTCCGCTGTCCTTACCACCCAGCAGACAGGCATCCAGAGGGCGGGACTTCTGGCCGGCTGGGTCGTTGGGTCCACAGTCAGCGGCGTCACAGTTAGGGATAGCAGCATGGAGGTTACAATCTCAGGGGCAGCGCAATTTTCCAGTTTTGGCGGTTTAGTGGGTCTGGTGGATTTCTCTGAAAGTTCCGGCGGCAGTTCTTCCGAGATCAGTGGCTGCAAAGCCACCGGAATCACCATCTCATACGCTGGCAGCGCCGATACAAGTGCGGCTTATACGATAGATCTTGGTGGTTGGGACGGATCTGCAGAGTTCTATCTTCCTGTAAGTCTGGGCGGCCTTGTGGGTGCCCAGGGAAATCCTTATCATGACAAATATAGAGGTGCATACGGCTATCCAACGTCCATGGATCACTGCAAGGCCGAAGACCTCACTGTGACCCGGACCGCAGGCGACGGTTCTCTGCTTGAGGCCATCGGTGGCATGATCGGCAGTGTGCAGACAGCCGCCTCAGTGGAAGATTGCTCAGTGGAAGACCTGGTTGCTGACTTGACAGCAGAGATTCCCTCTACATCTCTTTCGGATGCGATCCTTGCGGGACTTTACCTGGGTGGTGTCGCTGGAATCTTTGATGGAGACTCCACCATGCTCCGCTGCAGTGTCATCCATGGTGAGGTGGATTCCAGTGTCACCGGCGGCCATACAGATGACAGCAAAAACAGCGGCGGCTTTTATGGCGGTCTGGCGGGCATGTTAGGCGCTTCACCCGGAAAAACCTCCGACACAAGAAACCCGCAGCATAATCATGGCCTGGGCTCCACGTTGAAAGCCTGCTACAGCGAAATACATTTTGAAGTGACCGCCGAGGAGTCGGTCCGTTATGTCTCCTCTGTCCGGGCTTTGAATGGCACCTCTTCCGCCATCATCTCCATCACAGATACATTCTGTGATATCACAGACATCACTGCAGAACCAACCTCCCCCGGAAATGCTTACTACCCTGTATATGGTTACGGATATGGGGTTCTCTCTAACGCCAAAAATATGCAGGTATCGCAGCTCCATCCGGCAGCTGCCAACACGCTTTATGTTCGGGAGGCCCGGGAGCCTCTCTCCTATACTTATCATCAGGTGACGAATTCCAGCGATTCCAAGGTATATGCCAGCATGGGCACCAGCAACGCTGGAAACGGCTTTGACCTTGTGACGGACCTTGTGCGCACCTATACCTATGACACCTCTGTTCCGGCCCAGGGGTATGGAACAGACCGGCTGATTTTCACAGAAGCTGGAACCTATCCCATTACTGTGGAGATTACCAATCCGGATGATCCGGACTCTGTGGTTCAATTCACAAAAACTGTGACGGTCACACCGGCTCCCACGTCTCCTGAAGCCGACAGCTCCGCTGAAATTCTGCATCAAATCAACAGCGGGGACTGGCATGGCTCAGACACGCAGGACCACATCCTGCCCTCTGTGGATGAAGCGGTTTCTATTGGATATACCATAACCTTTGACCTCCTGGAGGTTGCGTCCATGTATGAGGATGCCTCCGGAGACCTCTGGTATTCCGGAGAAGACTTTGCTTACGATTTTGCATCCCCGTATGATTCCTTTCACGATACCACACTGACGCTTGCCTTCACCTTTGACGAGGGATTTCAGCCAAGCTCCGAACCGATCACGGATCAGCTTTCGCTAGAAAGCGAGATCTTGCAGCCTCAATGGTACGCATATACTTCGGACAACAACACCCTCTATATCGTATGCGACGTGCTGGCTGATGGGGGCAGCCCTCAAACCTACGAGATTTCCTTGACGGGGCTTACCGGCACCTTGTCCGATTCCGCCCGGGCCGCGCTGCGCAGCAGCGGCCGTGTGAATTTGAAAACCACGGTTCAGGCATCCGGCTTTCTCCTGGGAAACGACCTGGAATACGCGCCAACGCTGCATTTTAAATCACAGTCTGAAGCCCTCTGCACATTCCATGTGGAGGGACCACAAACCTGGACCGTCTCCTACAACCTGAACGGCGGTACGGGAGACCCGAACGCATATAAGGCGGTGTCCGTGATGGATGGGGGCACCGTCGCTGTGGCACCCGCCCCCATCCGAAGCGGATATACCTTTGCCGGGTGGAGCGATGGTACGATTCTTTACCAGCCTGGAGACGCCCTGACTGTTACCGGGAATCTGACTCTCACCGCCGCTTGGACGGAGAACGCCTCTCCAACCCCAACCCCAGATCCAGGGGACGACTCCGACCAGACACCGTATCTGCGCTTCAACTCCAATGGCGGCACCAAATTCGCTCCCATTGAAGAAACAGATGCCTTTCGCATCAATCCCTATGACGACGCAGAGTACGGCGTCCACATCCCCACCCGCCCCGGCTACTGCTTCACCGGTTGGTATCGGGACAGTTTCCTCACCCGGCGGGTAGATGAGGAGGAGTCCCTGCTGGTCAACGGCTATCTCACGCTGTTTGCCGGATGGGAAGAGAGCATCGTGCCCGCCATGCTCAACGGCAGCGATCATTTTGCCTATATCCAGGGCTATGCCGACGGTACTGTGCGGCCTAACGCCAGCATCACCCGCGCCCAAGTGGCTACCATTTTCTTCCGGCTGTTGGATGAGGGCGTGCGGCAGGATTTCCTGACCACCACCCACAACTTCTCAGACGTTGCCGCGAACGATTGGGCCAACACTGCCATCGCCACCATGTCAGCTCTTGGAATCATCCAGGGCCGCAGTGACGGAAGCTTTGACCCAGACGCGCCGATTACCCGGGCGGAATTTGCAGCCATCTGCGCCCGTTTCGCCTCCGGCGGCGGCACTGGAGGCAGCGCTTTCACCGATATCTCCGGCCATTGGGCAAAGGCGGAAATTGAGCGGGCTGCGGCCCTGGGCTGGGTGCGGGGCTTTACAGACGGCACCTTTCGCCCTGACGCCAAGATTACCCGCGCTCAGGCGATAACCATGATCAACCGGATTCTGAACCGCCTGCCAGAAGACAAGGACGATCTGCTGCCCGGGATGAATACCTGGTCGGACTGCCGGGAAACCGACTGGTACTATCTGGCCATTCAGGAGGCTACAAACAGCCATGCCTTCCAGCCCCGGGATCAGATTCACGAGCGCTGGACCGCCTTAACTTCTACTCCGGACTGGAGCCGGTATGAGTCCACCTCTGTCTAG